Proteins encoded together in one Myxococcus stipitatus window:
- a CDS encoding carotenoid oxygenase family protein has protein sequence MTAFDLNHGAVAPVADEVDLVEPPITGNIPRELDGTLLRNGPNPLRGRFEGNDVLSWWPEAAMLHAISFEDGRVASYRNRWARTRRWADVYAPERAPQLPDTNPNVSVLLHAGELLAMAEGGAPLAITTGLDSLGVPRRHEGFGGGMTAHPKVDPLTGELIAFRADWRAPWLRYGVADAQGVQRVDLAIDVPAPSMMHDIAITETRSLLLDLNVGYDFSMLKHGHRMPLRWYDDRQARIGVIPRHGGDVRWFGIEPCFIQHVVNAYDRDEAHVVLDAVRYPSYLRLDASTGRFADNPVAMLWRYVIDTANGIVEEGPLADGGLELPRINESRTGRRYRYLYAVEQPTPVEMRGVVRFDHERGTTLRYAVPAGDQNSEPVFVPRPGGVDEDDGWLLVMVYRAATDTSDLVILDARELHTGPVATVHLPRRVPAGFHGAWVPRTH, from the coding sequence GTGACTGCATTCGACCTGAACCACGGCGCGGTCGCGCCGGTCGCCGACGAGGTCGACCTCGTCGAACCGCCCATCACCGGAAACATCCCGCGAGAACTCGACGGCACGCTGCTGCGCAACGGCCCCAACCCCCTGCGCGGCCGCTTCGAAGGCAACGACGTGCTGTCGTGGTGGCCGGAAGCCGCGATGCTGCACGCCATCTCATTCGAGGATGGGCGCGTGGCCTCCTACCGGAACCGCTGGGCGCGCACGCGCCGCTGGGCCGACGTGTACGCGCCCGAGCGGGCGCCACAGCTGCCCGACACCAATCCGAACGTGAGCGTGCTGCTGCATGCGGGCGAGCTGCTGGCGATGGCGGAAGGCGGCGCACCGCTCGCAATCACGACCGGACTCGATTCACTCGGGGTCCCTCGTCGACACGAGGGCTTCGGTGGCGGAATGACCGCGCACCCGAAGGTCGACCCACTGACGGGCGAACTCATCGCCTTCAGGGCGGACTGGCGCGCACCGTGGTTACGCTATGGCGTCGCGGACGCGCAGGGGGTGCAGCGTGTCGACCTCGCCATCGACGTGCCGGCGCCGTCGATGATGCACGACATCGCGATCACCGAGACCCGCAGCCTGCTGCTCGACCTGAACGTCGGGTACGACTTCTCGATGCTGAAGCACGGCCACCGGATGCCGCTGCGTTGGTATGACGACCGACAGGCACGCATCGGCGTGATTCCCCGGCACGGCGGCGACGTACGCTGGTTCGGCATCGAGCCCTGCTTCATCCAGCACGTCGTGAATGCGTATGACCGCGACGAAGCACATGTCGTGCTCGATGCGGTCCGATACCCGTCGTATCTCCGGCTCGACGCGAGTACGGGCAGGTTCGCCGACAACCCTGTCGCCATGCTGTGGCGCTATGTCATCGATACGGCGAACGGCATCGTCGAAGAAGGACCTCTCGCCGATGGTGGGCTCGAGCTGCCGCGCATCAACGAAAGCCGGACAGGGCGTCGCTACCGTTACCTCTATGCGGTCGAGCAGCCGACCCCAGTCGAAATGCGCGGCGTGGTCCGCTTCGACCATGAGCGCGGCACGACCCTGCGGTACGCAGTGCCAGCTGGCGACCAGAATAGCGAGCCCGTGTTCGTGCCGCGACCCGGAGGCGTCGACGAGGATGACGGCTGGCTCCTGGTGATGGTCTACCGCGCGGCGACGGACACCAGTGACCTCGTGATTCTTGACGCACGTGAGCTTCACACAGGGCCTGTCGCGACCGTCCACCTGCCGCGCCGGGTGCCAGCCGGATTCCATGGCGCGTGGGTGCCGCGGACGCACTGA
- the hrcA gene encoding heat-inducible transcriptional repressor HrcA, giving the protein MSEELGEREKEVLRAVVQEYISTGGPVGSQQLARRPGFEVSSATMRNVLADLEELGFLDKPHTSAGRIPTDAGYRFYVDTLVKLKDPSPKDREFIHAGLFHDANLEEVLGDASRILHSLTRHAGVVVTPRPDTAVFRRIEFVRLREDRVLAILVGQSGQVHNKAITVDFPITSDELLKASNYLSELLHEVPLEEARERIRTEMDQEQALYNALTAKALKLGAAATDLPTTDRVLIQGTGSFLEQPEFADVERMRALFKALDEKNKLLTLLDRVQRANEMQIFIGAESDFSAAGDVSVIASPYGTQDQVLGTVGVIGPTRMDYRRVIPLVNFTAHVLSRVLEKV; this is encoded by the coding sequence ATGTCGGAAGAGCTGGGTGAGCGCGAGAAGGAAGTCCTGCGAGCCGTCGTGCAGGAATACATCTCCACGGGCGGGCCCGTGGGCAGCCAGCAGCTCGCCCGTCGGCCTGGGTTCGAGGTCTCCTCGGCGACCATGCGCAACGTGCTGGCCGACCTGGAGGAGCTGGGTTTCCTCGACAAGCCGCACACGTCCGCGGGGCGGATTCCCACGGACGCGGGCTACCGGTTCTACGTGGACACGCTGGTCAAGCTGAAGGACCCGTCCCCGAAGGACCGCGAGTTCATCCACGCCGGGTTGTTCCACGACGCGAACCTGGAGGAGGTGCTGGGGGACGCCAGCCGCATCCTCCATTCGCTGACGCGCCACGCGGGCGTGGTCGTCACGCCCCGGCCGGACACCGCGGTGTTCCGCCGCATCGAATTCGTGCGCCTGCGCGAGGACCGGGTGCTGGCCATCCTCGTGGGCCAGAGCGGCCAGGTGCACAACAAGGCCATCACCGTCGACTTCCCCATCACCTCGGACGAGCTGCTCAAGGCGAGCAACTACCTGTCGGAGCTGCTGCACGAGGTGCCGCTGGAGGAGGCGCGTGAGCGCATCCGCACGGAGATGGACCAGGAGCAGGCGCTCTACAACGCGCTGACGGCCAAGGCGCTGAAGCTGGGCGCGGCGGCCACGGACCTGCCCACCACGGACCGCGTGCTCATCCAGGGCACCGGCTCCTTCCTGGAGCAGCCGGAGTTCGCGGACGTGGAGCGCATGCGCGCCCTGTTCAAGGCGCTGGACGAGAAGAACAAGCTGCTGACGCTGCTGGACCGGGTGCAGCGCGCCAACGAGATGCAGATCTTCATCGGCGCGGAGAGCGACTTCTCCGCCGCGGGGGACGTGTCTGTCATCGCCAGCCCCTACGGCACGCAGGACCAGGTGCTGGGCACCGTGGGCGTCATCGGCCCCACGCGCATGGACTACCGGCGCGTGATTCCGCTGGTGAACTTCACCGCGCACGTGCTGTCGCGCGTGTTGGAGAAGGTGTAG
- a CDS encoding DinB family protein: protein MNLQASMVSGDVSLSSTPLELLVTHCAWANRQLFSALRAVEAFESQKGADLIMRALDHIHVVRSVFQAHLQGVSHGFTAPQRAVIPSFQELDLEFEILDRWYVETVASLRPEELARPREVRFTDGKVVTMTPAAMLLHVVLHTTHHRGNVDVIMLQTGMPRRRDGVPEFLLSRASAT, encoded by the coding sequence ATGAACCTTCAAGCCTCGATGGTGTCCGGTGATGTGTCGCTCTCTTCAACGCCTCTCGAGCTCCTCGTGACCCACTGTGCATGGGCCAATCGACAGCTCTTCTCCGCCCTGCGCGCGGTCGAGGCCTTCGAGTCGCAGAAGGGCGCGGACTTGATCATGCGGGCCCTGGACCACATCCACGTCGTCAGGAGCGTGTTCCAGGCGCATCTGCAGGGCGTCTCGCATGGTTTCACAGCGCCCCAGCGGGCGGTCATCCCCTCGTTCCAGGAACTGGACCTGGAGTTCGAGATCCTCGATCGCTGGTACGTGGAGACCGTGGCGTCGCTCCGTCCGGAGGAACTCGCGCGGCCTCGTGAGGTGCGCTTCACCGACGGGAAGGTCGTGACGATGACCCCGGCGGCGATGCTGCTCCACGTGGTCCTGCACACGACCCATCATCGCGGGAACGTGGACGTCATCATGCTCCAGACCGGGATGCCGCGCCGGAGGGATGGGGTCCCCGAGTTCCTCCTCAGTCGAGCGTCCGCCACGTGA
- a CDS encoding carboxypeptidase regulatory-like domain-containing protein, with protein sequence MRVVATTGPVPGARVRAWLRVAHEDVEATPWRLANEGTTGADGTLRLPAGPGDYLLSAHLTGHAPARREATRPVGEAETAVELTLATGVSLHGRTLAEGSGEPVPLADVTLRPYPGAAIAWAEPTSLPEESAVATSDERGRFQFTNLAPGRYALAAEAPGFSPRLLRFLQVPTAGELVVGLWGAGTLEGFVVDARGQPVAGAEVLASGGPAPVRATTSEGGGFAFEVQAGSWVLTARRADAVGRLPGTLSVAPGETLRGLTVTLGAASGLEGRVTTPDGAPVRDATLVASPSRAKGALGRATSGGEGIYRLELPAGDYDLAVQAPGFATTRVTAIVVPSGAFAPLDVKLEPATAEVEGTVTNTSGQPVAHAEVRAEQREGGVARSTRTDEQGAYLLTGLAPGPTSVRARRDGVQGWALREGTLKSGARARIDLTLAESGMVQGRVTLASGEPVPEPAIVRAMPRGAPGGGANMSWTETDAEGLYHLELPAGVYQLTAVLPRARFVYFHQDDPAVTIQEGSAIQQDLVLLEERGITGTVRESSGAPSPLAVVAAVQGGDFPLTVRVLADEDGSFAIPTRPPGAPPLTQLVAHNAGRVARVANVSEGRGPVELRLQPAAHLRGRVVARAGTPPDGFTLTLTEANGEELPWASAALTTRQFPGSTFELRDAPGQPLQVSVRTRDGRSGEAQVTLSPGGSADVEVLLTQGDSSISGRAVWSRNGGPASGVAVFLDRAVTASPDTVTTADGRFHLDAVRPGAHTVRLMPPEGRVETRAVKVAEVEATDLGDISVSPRRATPGTLGAGFSEDRGHVSFAWLTPEGPAARAGIAVGDRLVAVDGVVVRNRTEAELRSRGAPGSSVRLRLVRGGGEQELQATRAD encoded by the coding sequence GTGCGCGTCGTCGCCACCACCGGCCCCGTCCCGGGCGCTCGCGTCCGCGCGTGGCTGCGCGTCGCCCACGAGGACGTCGAGGCCACCCCCTGGAGGCTCGCGAACGAGGGCACCACGGGCGCCGACGGCACGCTGCGCCTGCCCGCGGGCCCCGGCGACTACCTGCTCTCCGCCCACCTGACAGGTCACGCCCCCGCGCGTCGCGAGGCCACCCGCCCCGTGGGCGAGGCGGAGACCGCCGTGGAGCTGACCCTCGCCACCGGCGTGTCGCTCCACGGTCGCACCCTCGCGGAGGGCAGCGGCGAGCCCGTCCCCCTGGCGGACGTCACCCTGCGCCCCTACCCCGGCGCGGCCATCGCCTGGGCCGAGCCCACCTCCCTCCCCGAGGAGTCCGCCGTCGCCACGAGCGACGAGCGCGGCCGCTTCCAGTTCACCAACCTCGCCCCCGGCCGCTATGCCCTCGCCGCCGAGGCCCCCGGCTTCAGCCCCCGCCTGCTGCGCTTCCTCCAGGTGCCCACCGCCGGCGAGCTGGTCGTCGGCCTGTGGGGCGCGGGGACGCTGGAGGGCTTCGTCGTCGACGCCAGGGGCCAGCCCGTCGCCGGCGCGGAGGTCCTCGCCTCCGGCGGCCCCGCCCCCGTCCGCGCCACGACGAGCGAGGGCGGAGGCTTCGCGTTCGAGGTCCAGGCCGGCTCCTGGGTCCTCACCGCCCGACGCGCCGACGCCGTGGGCCGACTGCCCGGTACCCTGTCCGTCGCGCCCGGCGAGACGCTGCGCGGCCTCACCGTGACGCTCGGCGCGGCGAGCGGACTCGAGGGCCGCGTCACCACCCCGGACGGCGCCCCCGTGCGCGACGCCACGCTCGTCGCGAGCCCCTCGCGAGCGAAGGGCGCGCTGGGCCGCGCCACCTCCGGCGGCGAGGGCATCTACCGCCTGGAGCTCCCCGCCGGGGACTACGACCTCGCCGTCCAGGCCCCCGGCTTCGCCACCACGCGCGTCACCGCCATCGTCGTCCCCTCCGGCGCCTTCGCCCCGCTCGACGTGAAGCTCGAGCCCGCCACGGCGGAGGTCGAGGGCACCGTGACGAACACCTCCGGCCAGCCCGTCGCTCACGCCGAGGTCCGCGCCGAGCAGCGCGAGGGCGGCGTCGCGCGCAGCACGCGCACGGACGAACAGGGCGCCTACCTGCTCACCGGCCTCGCCCCGGGGCCCACCTCCGTCCGCGCCCGGCGCGATGGCGTCCAGGGCTGGGCCCTCCGCGAGGGGACGCTCAAGTCCGGCGCGCGCGCCCGCATCGACCTGACGCTCGCCGAGTCCGGCATGGTCCAGGGTCGCGTGACGCTCGCGTCCGGAGAGCCCGTGCCCGAGCCCGCCATCGTGCGCGCCATGCCTCGCGGCGCGCCCGGCGGCGGCGCGAACATGTCGTGGACGGAGACGGACGCCGAGGGCCTCTACCACCTGGAGCTGCCCGCGGGCGTGTACCAGCTCACCGCCGTGCTCCCCCGCGCGCGCTTCGTCTACTTCCACCAGGACGACCCGGCCGTCACCATCCAGGAAGGCAGCGCCATCCAGCAGGACCTGGTCCTCCTGGAGGAGCGCGGCATCACCGGCACCGTCCGCGAGTCCTCCGGCGCCCCCAGTCCCCTCGCCGTCGTCGCCGCCGTGCAGGGAGGCGACTTCCCCCTCACCGTGCGCGTGCTCGCGGACGAGGACGGCTCCTTCGCCATCCCCACGCGGCCGCCAGGCGCCCCGCCGCTCACGCAACTCGTCGCCCACAACGCCGGACGCGTGGCGCGCGTCGCGAACGTGAGCGAGGGCCGGGGCCCCGTGGAGCTGCGGCTCCAGCCCGCCGCCCACCTGCGCGGCCGCGTCGTCGCGCGCGCCGGCACGCCTCCTGACGGTTTCACCCTCACCCTCACCGAGGCGAACGGCGAGGAGCTGCCCTGGGCGAGCGCGGCCCTCACCACCCGCCAGTTCCCCGGCAGCACCTTCGAGCTGCGCGACGCCCCGGGCCAGCCGCTCCAGGTCTCCGTCCGCACCCGCGACGGCCGCTCCGGCGAGGCCCAGGTGACGCTGTCCCCCGGAGGGAGCGCGGACGTGGAGGTGCTCCTCACGCAGGGCGACTCCTCCATCTCCGGCCGCGCCGTGTGGAGCCGCAACGGCGGCCCGGCCTCCGGCGTCGCCGTGTTCCTCGACCGGGCCGTGACGGCCAGCCCCGACACCGTCACCACCGCCGACGGCCGCTTCCACCTGGACGCCGTCCGCCCCGGCGCGCACACCGTGCGCCTCATGCCCCCCGAGGGCCGCGTGGAGACGCGCGCGGTGAAGGTCGCGGAGGTCGAGGCCACCGACCTGGGCGACATCTCCGTCTCCCCTCGCCGCGCCACGCCCGGCACGCTGGGCGCCGGCTTCAGCGAGGACCGGGGCCATGTCTCCTTCGCGTGGCTCACCCCCGAGGGCCCCGCCGCGCGCGCGGGCATCGCCGTGGGAGACCGGCTCGTCGCCGTGGACGGCGTCGTCGTGCGCAACCGCACGGAGGCGGAGCTGCGCTCACGCGGCGCGCCGGGCTCGTCCGTCCGCCTGCGACTGGTGCGCGGCGGCGGCGAGCAGGAGCTCCAAGCCACGCGCGCGGACTGA
- a CDS encoding DUF2239 family protein, with amino-acid sequence MAMTTSTHLPSYTAFDGYRRLASGPLATVALAVKRVADDGMSGTVVIFDDATGRSIDIDVRGTVDEVRARFAPPSSDASGTAGEPVAEGEPRGRGRPKLGVVSREVTLLPRHWEWLAAQPGGASVALRKLVEDARRNRAADDRRRDAQARAYHFMLAMAGDLPGFEEATRALFANDLARLTALISEWPDDVRDHALALARGDLPPLTEDR; translated from the coding sequence ATGGCGATGACGACTTCCACGCACCTGCCCTCCTACACGGCCTTCGACGGATACCGGCGCCTTGCTTCGGGACCACTCGCGACGGTGGCCCTCGCGGTCAAGCGCGTCGCGGACGACGGGATGTCCGGCACGGTCGTTATCTTCGACGACGCGACGGGCCGTTCGATCGACATCGACGTGCGCGGCACGGTGGACGAAGTCCGAGCGCGCTTCGCTCCTCCGTCGAGCGACGCATCGGGCACAGCCGGTGAACCGGTTGCCGAGGGAGAGCCTCGCGGCCGCGGCCGGCCGAAGCTCGGCGTCGTGTCGCGTGAAGTCACGCTGCTGCCGCGTCACTGGGAATGGCTCGCCGCGCAACCGGGCGGTGCGTCGGTGGCGTTGCGCAAACTCGTCGAGGACGCGCGACGCAACCGTGCGGCGGACGACCGGCGCCGCGATGCACAGGCACGCGCATACCACTTCATGTTGGCGATGGCGGGCGACCTCCCCGGTTTCGAGGAGGCCACGCGCGCCCTGTTCGCGAACGACCTGGCTCGCCTGACCGCGCTGATCTCCGAATGGCCGGACGACGTGCGTGACCATGCGCTCGCGCTCGCGCGCGGCGACCTTCCTCCTTTGACCGAAGACCGCTGA
- a CDS encoding serine hydrolase domain-containing protein gives MRTLRIWILGALLTSGCATAPVPRETSSVPNIAALDAEVARAMAATGAKGLAIAVIDHGDVVATRAYGARNAKGEPLQTDTVMYGASITKTVFAYLVSQLADEKRLDLGTSIAQYLEKPLPEYPDERRYSTWSHLSGDERWRAITPRVLLTHSSGFANFGFLEPDGKLRIHFAPGSRYAYSGDGIILLQFVLERGLGLDVGAELQKRVFDRFGMRNTSMVWRPDFANNLADGWMLDGGVEPHDERGTVRAAGSMDTTIDDLARFAAALVRGEGLSPQAFTQMTSPRLPITTRSQFPTLQDELPPEQRRAGLAAGLGVVVFDGPQGRGFFKGGHNESTGNTLVCLPRGQRCVLILSNDVRAEPAFPHLVRFVLGDAGVPWDWEYGDKEFWDGH, from the coding sequence ATGAGAACGCTGCGTATCTGGATTCTGGGTGCACTGCTCACCAGCGGTTGCGCCACGGCCCCCGTGCCGCGTGAGACATCGTCCGTCCCGAACATCGCCGCCCTCGACGCCGAGGTGGCGCGGGCCATGGCCGCGACGGGCGCGAAGGGACTGGCCATCGCGGTCATCGACCACGGGGACGTGGTCGCGACACGGGCCTACGGCGCTCGCAACGCGAAGGGAGAGCCGCTCCAGACGGACACGGTGATGTACGGCGCCTCCATCACCAAGACGGTCTTCGCCTACCTGGTGTCGCAGCTCGCGGACGAGAAGCGCCTGGACCTGGGGACCTCCATCGCCCAGTACCTGGAGAAGCCGCTGCCCGAGTATCCGGACGAGCGCCGCTACTCGACGTGGTCCCATCTCTCCGGGGACGAGCGCTGGCGAGCCATCACCCCGCGCGTCCTGCTCACCCACAGCTCCGGCTTCGCCAACTTCGGCTTCCTCGAGCCCGACGGGAAGCTGCGCATCCACTTCGCCCCCGGCAGCCGCTACGCGTACTCCGGCGACGGCATCATCCTGCTGCAGTTCGTGCTCGAACGCGGGCTCGGCCTGGACGTGGGCGCCGAGCTCCAGAAGCGGGTGTTCGACCGCTTCGGCATGCGCAACACGAGCATGGTCTGGCGCCCGGACTTCGCCAACAACCTCGCGGACGGCTGGATGCTCGATGGCGGCGTCGAACCCCATGACGAGCGCGGCACCGTGCGCGCGGCTGGCTCCATGGACACCACCATCGACGACCTCGCGCGCTTCGCCGCCGCGCTGGTGCGGGGCGAGGGCCTCTCTCCCCAGGCCTTCACCCAGATGACCTCGCCGCGGCTGCCCATCACCACCCGGAGCCAGTTCCCCACCCTCCAGGACGAGCTGCCTCCGGAGCAGCGCCGCGCGGGCCTCGCGGCCGGACTGGGCGTCGTCGTGTTCGACGGCCCGCAGGGACGCGGGTTCTTCAAGGGCGGCCACAACGAGAGCACCGGCAACACCCTGGTCTGCCTGCCTCGCGGCCAGCGCTGCGTCCTCATCCTGTCCAACGACGTCCGCGCGGAGCCGGCGTTCCCGCATCTGGTGCGCTTCGTGCTCGGCGACGCCGGCGTGCCCTGGGATTGGGAGTACGGCGACAAGGAGTTCTGGGACGGGCACTGA
- a CDS encoding AraC family transcriptional regulator: MSSSPKEFAGRPDPVDELGSDVLADVLDTMRLSTVMYGRFELSAPWGIQFCERPVARMLLLARGSARLEVEGMEGAVTLSAGDLAVLPHGGAHTIRDAEGSPLLVLGQGECKAARGVGPIRFGGDGERTTMVSGAFRFGAAPRALLFERLPSLVHIASDDPALAPSLASTAQLLIAESASSSPGASVVMSRLADILLVQALRAHIATRPCREHGLCALSDPHVRKALSLIHERLAAPWTVESLASAVALSRSGFAARFTELVGTPPLEYLARWRMTKAAQLLRESDVPLSELATTIGYQSEASFNRAFKRWDGRAPGTYRREHRRRGPVAVDAAASAER, from the coding sequence ATGTCATCCAGTCCAAAAGAATTTGCAGGGCGTCCAGACCCGGTGGACGAGCTGGGCTCGGATGTCCTCGCCGACGTGCTGGACACGATGCGCTTGTCGACCGTGATGTATGGCCGGTTCGAGCTGTCCGCGCCCTGGGGCATCCAGTTCTGCGAGAGGCCCGTGGCGCGCATGCTCCTGCTGGCGCGGGGGAGCGCTCGCCTGGAGGTCGAGGGCATGGAGGGCGCGGTCACCTTGTCGGCTGGTGACCTGGCCGTGCTCCCGCATGGGGGCGCGCACACGATTCGCGACGCGGAAGGGAGCCCGCTCCTCGTTCTGGGGCAGGGGGAGTGCAAGGCCGCCCGAGGGGTGGGGCCGATCCGGTTCGGAGGGGATGGCGAACGCACCACGATGGTCTCGGGCGCCTTCCGGTTCGGCGCCGCGCCACGCGCGCTGCTGTTCGAGCGACTCCCGAGCCTCGTCCACATCGCCTCGGATGACCCGGCGCTCGCCCCGTCCCTGGCGTCGACGGCGCAACTGCTCATCGCCGAGAGCGCGTCGTCCAGTCCGGGGGCGTCCGTCGTGATGAGCCGGCTCGCGGACATCCTGCTCGTGCAGGCCCTGCGGGCGCACATCGCGACGAGGCCGTGTCGGGAGCATGGGTTGTGCGCGCTCTCGGACCCTCATGTCCGCAAGGCCCTCTCGCTCATCCACGAGCGCCTCGCCGCGCCCTGGACCGTCGAGAGCCTGGCCTCGGCCGTGGCCCTCTCGCGCTCCGGCTTCGCCGCTCGCTTCACGGAACTCGTCGGGACGCCACCGTTGGAGTACCTGGCGCGGTGGCGGATGACGAAGGCCGCCCAGCTGCTTCGCGAGAGCGACGTCCCGTTGAGTGAGCTCGCGACGACCATCGGCTACCAGAGCGAGGCCTCGTTCAATCGGGCCTTCAAGCGCTGGGACGGGCGCGCTCCGGGGACGTACCGGAGGGAGCACCGTCGGAGAGGTCCGGTTGCCGTGGACGCGGCTGCATCGGCGGAGCGCTGA
- a CDS encoding alkene reductase, with translation MSKLLSPFRLGRLELKNRMVMAPMTRSRALVDGNVPTPLAVPYYTQRASTGLIISEATQVSPQGVGYARTPGIHSPAQVAGWKKITEAVHAVGGVLFAQLWHVGRVSHPDFHEGRLPVAPSAISANKEIFTYEGKKRSVTPRALETEEIPGIVEQFRRAAENALEAGFDGVEIHGSNGYLLDQFLRDGSNQRTDAYGGSIENRARFPLEVARAVAGVWGPERVGYRLLPQSTPYASMTDSTPVETFTYMARELNRLGLGYLHVTEAVSGEGVPAPEQRISPLLRKVFQGAFIVNGGYDARTGEAAVAQGEADLVAYGAPFIANPDLPERFRHGAPLNPADASTFFTGEEKGYLDYPTLR, from the coding sequence ATCTCCAAGCTCCTGTCCCCCTTTCGCCTCGGCCGTCTCGAACTGAAGAACCGGATGGTCATGGCGCCCATGACCCGCAGCCGGGCGCTGGTCGACGGCAACGTGCCCACGCCCCTGGCGGTGCCCTACTACACGCAGCGCGCCTCCACGGGGCTCATCATCAGCGAGGCCACCCAGGTCAGCCCCCAGGGCGTGGGGTACGCGCGCACGCCGGGCATCCACTCCCCCGCGCAGGTCGCGGGCTGGAAGAAGATAACGGAGGCCGTCCACGCCGTGGGCGGAGTCCTCTTCGCGCAGCTGTGGCACGTCGGGCGCGTCTCCCATCCGGACTTCCATGAAGGCCGCCTGCCGGTGGCGCCGTCGGCGATCAGCGCCAACAAGGAGATCTTCACCTACGAGGGGAAGAAGCGCTCCGTGACGCCGCGGGCCCTCGAGACCGAGGAGATTCCCGGCATCGTCGAACAGTTCCGCCGCGCGGCCGAGAACGCCCTGGAGGCGGGCTTCGACGGCGTCGAGATTCATGGCAGCAATGGCTACCTGCTGGACCAGTTCCTCCGGGACGGCTCCAACCAGCGCACGGATGCGTATGGCGGCAGCATCGAGAACCGGGCGCGGTTCCCGCTGGAGGTGGCGCGAGCGGTGGCGGGCGTCTGGGGCCCCGAGCGGGTGGGGTACCGGCTCCTGCCCCAATCAACCCCCTACGCGAGCATGACGGACTCCACGCCCGTCGAGACGTTCACCTACATGGCGCGCGAGCTGAACCGCTTGGGGCTCGGCTACCTGCACGTGACAGAGGCCGTGTCGGGCGAGGGCGTTCCGGCGCCGGAGCAGCGCATCTCCCCGCTGCTGCGCAAGGTGTTCCAGGGCGCCTTCATCGTCAACGGCGGCTACGACGCGCGAACCGGCGAGGCTGCGGTCGCCCAGGGCGAAGCCGACCTCGTGGCGTACGGCGCGCCATTCATCGCCAATCCGGACCTGCCGGAGCGATTCCGACACGGGGCCCCGCTCAACCCGGCGGATGCCTCCACCTTCTTCACGGGCGAAGAGAAGGGCTATCTCGACTATCCGACGCTGCGCTGA
- a CDS encoding helix-turn-helix domain-containing protein, protein MSTLARLKGTAFASGTRMLYVGPLVATERHSHHAAQIIIASQGVDLADGANGRIRACTAVIPPHVPHGHGACEHGAILFLDGDDLVSRALSRNAEPRCEAWRRPALDVPLPPNPTPEQARGIIASVLSALDLCQPPGPRHPATRRMGAALDSSDPVDLASLSLEAGLSPRQMRHAFARDFGLPMRAYVRWKRLRRAIAAVEEGANLSAAAASAGFADSAHLTRVFREQFGMTPSQGLSSVTWRTLD, encoded by the coding sequence TTGAGTACGCTGGCACGGCTGAAGGGTACGGCGTTCGCGTCGGGGACGCGGATGCTCTATGTCGGTCCGCTGGTTGCCACGGAGCGCCACTCGCACCACGCGGCGCAGATCATCATCGCGTCACAGGGAGTGGACCTCGCGGACGGAGCCAACGGACGCATTCGCGCCTGCACGGCCGTCATTCCCCCTCACGTGCCCCACGGACACGGTGCTTGCGAACATGGGGCCATCCTGTTCCTCGACGGCGACGACCTGGTGAGCCGAGCCCTCTCGCGTAACGCCGAGCCTCGGTGCGAGGCGTGGAGACGTCCCGCGCTCGACGTGCCCCTCCCTCCCAACCCGACGCCGGAGCAGGCACGCGGCATCATCGCGTCGGTCCTCTCCGCCCTCGACCTCTGTCAGCCCCCGGGACCACGACACCCGGCGACGCGCAGGATGGGCGCCGCGCTCGACAGCTCCGACCCCGTCGACCTCGCGAGCCTCTCCCTCGAGGCGGGACTCTCGCCCCGGCAGATGCGTCACGCCTTCGCCCGCGACTTCGGGCTCCCGATGCGCGCCTATGTGCGGTGGAAGCGCCTGCGCCGCGCCATCGCCGCGGTGGAGGAAGGGGCGAACCTGAGCGCCGCCGCGGCCTCCGCCGGGTTCGCGGACAGCGCCCACCTGACCCGCGTCTTCCGCGAGCAGTTCGGCATGACGCCCTCACAGGGGCTGAGCTCGGTCACGTGGCGGACGCTCGACTGA